In the genome of Bremerella sp. JC817, one region contains:
- a CDS encoding DUF6438 domain-containing protein, translating to MFRAGVVLAVGIFVVAIFQVAYWFGPFGIVSTHPGSSPRIVRTSPRYDGVKIEPSPATSFRFVECGEGMVINDVTIFLDGTVVYSGVFLVNGPNPQPTTKAKLTPEEVQAFCDLLNEIEFINLPDSYSTDVVCGTSIYCTLQIGTIRKEVACDNLFPDEVMKITQFLEAKVLPKVQPPGVPLTGSTIL from the coding sequence ATGTTTCGAGCCGGAGTGGTTCTGGCAGTTGGCATCTTCGTGGTGGCGATCTTTCAAGTAGCGTATTGGTTCGGTCCCTTCGGCATAGTTTCGACCCACCCGGGTTCTTCTCCACGGATCGTACGTACTTCACCGCGGTACGATGGCGTGAAGATCGAGCCATCGCCGGCTACCTCGTTTCGGTTCGTGGAGTGTGGCGAAGGAATGGTCATCAACGACGTGACGATCTTCTTGGACGGCACGGTGGTTTACTCCGGCGTCTTTCTCGTCAATGGTCCCAATCCACAGCCCACCACCAAAGCAAAACTCACTCCCGAAGAGGTCCAGGCGTTTTGCGATCTGTTGAACGAGATCGAGTTCATCAATCTGCCTGACAGTTACAGCACCGATGTCGTTTGCGGGACATCGATCTACTGCACGCTGCAAATCGGAACCATTCGCAAGGAAGTTGCGTGCGACAACCTCTTTCCTGACGAGGTCATGAAGATCACGCAGTTTCTGGAAGCGAAAGTACTGCCCAAGGTACAACCTCCTGGTGTACCTCTAACCGGCAGCACGATTCTGTAG
- a CDS encoding RtcB family protein, whose product MAFGNLVRRDANCLELLRSDKIPVTVFANEQVPIEPVAVAELQSMLEVQATATAMYQACPDQFHAEPHLQKVAVTPDFHKASGIPVGTVLQTEGFVIPQAIGNDINCGMRLHLTDLSVDKVESHADSLETTFREMYFEAGRRIPMQWQHRESLLLDGIRGLFDTVDPRFDGGLWSYFHRTDRQQTLARIDRAGSLPAAKIVGLESYLGEPDRVHRDSQIGSIGGGNHFVEIQRVERIIEPQIAHAWGLRPGQVTVMVHTGSVSIGYASGSHYRSQLRTHYPSSLPHPANEIYVLPLASPQEGVFWDAMHNAANFAFANRMFLGLMAWASLEKVLGEITFPLLYDAPHNMIWPEQRDGRTVYVHRKGACPARGFEQMEATPFAYYGEPVLVPGSMGASSYVLAGNGLENAIHSAAHGAGRQISRGASMKKYDREFDEFMKAFRVVTPVDFRRQEIARRRDIVAKKLADLRQEAPFAYKGIGPVIETIESGGLARPVAELRPIMTIKG is encoded by the coding sequence ATGGCTTTCGGTAATTTGGTTCGGCGCGATGCCAATTGTCTCGAACTGCTGCGTTCGGATAAAATCCCCGTCACGGTATTTGCGAACGAGCAAGTCCCGATCGAACCCGTTGCGGTGGCGGAACTTCAGTCGATGCTTGAAGTTCAAGCAACCGCGACGGCAATGTACCAGGCCTGCCCGGATCAGTTTCATGCCGAGCCGCATCTGCAGAAAGTCGCCGTCACGCCAGACTTTCACAAGGCAAGTGGCATCCCGGTCGGCACGGTGCTGCAGACCGAAGGCTTCGTCATTCCTCAGGCGATTGGCAACGACATCAACTGCGGCATGCGGTTGCATCTGACTGACCTCTCGGTCGACAAAGTTGAATCACACGCCGACAGCCTGGAGACCACGTTTCGCGAAATGTACTTCGAGGCAGGTCGACGGATTCCGATGCAGTGGCAGCACCGGGAGTCGCTGCTGCTCGATGGGATTCGTGGCCTGTTTGATACGGTCGATCCAAGATTCGACGGCGGTCTCTGGAGCTACTTCCATCGAACCGATCGGCAACAAACGCTGGCGAGGATCGATCGAGCAGGCAGTTTGCCAGCGGCGAAGATCGTGGGGCTCGAGAGCTACTTAGGGGAGCCAGACCGTGTGCATCGTGATAGCCAGATTGGTTCGATTGGCGGTGGGAATCACTTTGTCGAGATTCAGCGTGTCGAGCGGATTATCGAGCCGCAGATCGCGCATGCCTGGGGACTTCGGCCAGGGCAAGTGACCGTGATGGTGCACACGGGGAGCGTGTCGATCGGCTACGCCAGCGGCAGCCACTACCGTAGTCAGCTTCGGACGCACTACCCTTCTTCGCTGCCGCATCCCGCGAATGAGATCTACGTGTTGCCGCTCGCTTCGCCGCAGGAAGGGGTGTTCTGGGATGCGATGCACAACGCCGCCAACTTCGCCTTCGCCAATCGGATGTTCCTGGGGTTGATGGCCTGGGCGAGTCTCGAAAAGGTCTTAGGGGAAATCACCTTTCCGCTGTTGTACGATGCCCCGCATAACATGATCTGGCCCGAGCAGCGTGACGGCCGCACGGTCTACGTGCATCGGAAGGGAGCTTGCCCGGCCCGCGGTTTCGAGCAGATGGAAGCGACGCCGTTCGCATACTACGGCGAACCAGTGTTGGTGCCTGGTTCGATGGGAGCGAGCAGTTATGTCCTGGCTGGTAACGGGCTAGAGAATGCCATCCACAGCGCTGCCCATGGAGCCGGCCGCCAGATTTCACGTGGTGCTTCGATGAAGAAGTATGACCGCGAGTTCGATGAATTCATGAAGGCGTTTCGCGTGGTGACTCCGGTCGACTTTCGCCGCCAAGAGATCGCCCGACGTCGTGATATTGTCGCCAAGAAGCTGGCCGATCTACGGCAAGAGGCCCCGTTTGCCTACAAAGGGATTGGCCCGGTGATTGAAACGATTGAGAGCGGCGGCCTGGCCCGGCCGGTTGCGGAACTGCGGCCGATTATGACCATCAAAGGGTAA
- a CDS encoding rhamnogalacturonan acetylesterase: MPRMPQLTALAAAVLLTFTSLLLAADDTAKPKIVLAGDSTVTDGAGWGVGFAKSLSDNATCVNLAMGGRSSKSFRDEGRWKNVIGAEPTYVIIQFGHNDQPGKGPKRETDPKTTFRENMARYVDEAKAAGAQPILVTSVSRRFWDADGKRIESILGGYAEGTRAVAKEKNVPLIDLHQISIRVYEELGQEACIKMQPPGPNGKEDITHFNAVGSQLFGTLVAAELAKVLPETKPLIRDDLPSEAEAIEIYRQAK; the protein is encoded by the coding sequence ATGCCTCGAATGCCCCAACTCACCGCTTTGGCCGCCGCTGTCTTGCTTACCTTCACTTCGCTGCTGCTCGCGGCGGACGACACCGCCAAACCCAAGATTGTTCTCGCGGGCGACTCGACCGTGACCGACGGGGCAGGGTGGGGCGTTGGTTTTGCGAAGTCCCTCAGCGACAACGCCACGTGCGTCAACCTGGCGATGGGGGGCCGCAGTAGCAAGAGCTTTCGCGACGAAGGCCGCTGGAAAAACGTGATTGGCGCCGAGCCGACCTACGTGATCATTCAGTTCGGGCACAACGACCAGCCGGGCAAAGGCCCCAAGCGTGAAACCGATCCGAAGACAACCTTCCGCGAGAACATGGCCCGCTATGTCGACGAGGCTAAAGCCGCCGGCGCCCAGCCGATCTTAGTCACGTCGGTTTCGCGACGTTTCTGGGATGCCGATGGGAAACGGATTGAATCGATCCTGGGAGGCTACGCCGAAGGAACGCGAGCCGTTGCGAAGGAGAAGAACGTTCCGCTGATCGATCTGCACCAGATCTCGATCCGCGTCTACGAAGAGCTAGGCCAAGAGGCCTGCATCAAGATGCAGCCGCCCGGCCCGAACGGCAAGGAAGACATCACGCACTTCAATGCGGTCGGCAGCCAATTGTTTGGAACGCTGGTCGCCGCCGAACTGGCGAAGGTGTTGCCTGAGACCAAGCCGCTGATTCGCGACGACCTGCCATCGGAAGCAGAAGCGATCGAAATCTATCGCCAGGCAAAGTAA
- the hpt gene encoding hypoxanthine phosphoribosyltransferase, producing MQILIPPNKLAARVAELSDELRETYGDRPLTVLGVMTGSLVLMADLIRHLEMPLKVGVMQARSYRGTATSSGELALNLDMMPNVADQDVLVVDDIFDTGRTLDRVLTSIKANGARSVRSLVLLSKPDRHEVDLQPDFIGFTIPNQFVVGYGLDYQDLYRNLPFVAVLEEHEIAAHA from the coding sequence TTGCAGATTCTGATTCCTCCCAACAAGCTGGCGGCCCGGGTCGCTGAACTTTCTGACGAACTGCGCGAAACGTACGGAGACCGGCCACTGACGGTCCTGGGCGTGATGACGGGCAGCCTGGTGCTGATGGCTGACTTGATCCGTCATCTCGAGATGCCTTTGAAGGTGGGCGTGATGCAGGCCCGCAGCTATCGTGGTACGGCGACCTCTTCGGGCGAACTGGCACTGAATCTCGACATGATGCCCAATGTGGCCGACCAGGACGTACTGGTGGTGGACGACATTTTCGACACCGGTCGCACGCTGGACCGAGTGCTGACCAGCATCAAAGCAAATGGGGCCCGTTCGGTTCGCTCGCTGGTGCTGCTCTCGAAGCCGGATCGCCATGAAGTCGATCTTCAGCCTGACTTTATTGGGTTTACGATTCCCAATCAATTTGTGGTCGGTTACGGTTTGGATTACCAAGATCTGTATCGCAATCTGCCATTCGTTGCTGTCCTGGAAGAACACGAGATCGCCGCGCACGCATGA
- a CDS encoding Gfo/Idh/MocA family oxidoreductase, which translates to MSNSRHSSRRRFLQGMAAVGAATVIIPSSQRAFGFQNANDRPKFATIGLRNQGWTITSKTIPFADFVALADVDAGILEDNVAKVEKKQGKKPDSYKDYRKVLDRNDIDAVMIATPDHWHTKIAIEAMYAGKDVYCEKPLTLTIAEGKLIEKVVKETGKVFQVGTMQRSECDSRFLQAIAMIRDGRIGKVQKVTCGINGMTGSPEIPVAEVPSGLDWDFWLGPAEKVDYRALPEMRKGYGGGVPLYSNGHYSFRNWHEYSGGKLTDWGAHHVDIACWALGASDSGPSKVTPLEYELACEYKDGNPVVHDRYNVATKFKIQADMPNDVEMIITSEGDNGILFEGTEGRFFVNRGKIVGKPVEDLKEKPLADDAIELVYGGKVPANHSVNFIECMDSRKQPVSDVWSHNRMLEVCHLSNIAMRLGRPLNWDADKREVVGDDQANSFLSRESRKGYEIQMG; encoded by the coding sequence ATGTCAAACTCTCGCCATAGTTCTCGACGTCGGTTCCTGCAGGGCATGGCCGCTGTTGGTGCCGCCACCGTCATCATCCCATCGTCGCAACGTGCGTTCGGCTTCCAGAATGCCAACGACCGCCCCAAGTTCGCCACGATCGGTCTGCGTAATCAAGGCTGGACGATCACCTCGAAGACGATTCCTTTCGCCGACTTCGTTGCCCTGGCCGACGTCGATGCCGGAATCCTGGAGGACAACGTCGCCAAGGTCGAAAAGAAGCAGGGTAAGAAGCCTGACTCGTACAAAGATTACCGCAAGGTTCTCGATCGCAACGACATCGACGCCGTCATGATCGCCACGCCAGATCACTGGCACACCAAGATCGCCATCGAAGCGATGTACGCCGGTAAAGACGTCTATTGCGAAAAGCCACTGACGCTGACCATCGCTGAAGGCAAGCTGATCGAAAAGGTCGTCAAGGAAACCGGCAAGGTCTTCCAGGTCGGTACCATGCAGCGGAGCGAATGCGACAGCCGCTTCCTGCAAGCGATCGCCATGATCCGCGACGGCCGCATCGGCAAGGTTCAGAAGGTGACCTGCGGAATCAACGGCATGACCGGTTCACCAGAGATTCCGGTTGCGGAAGTTCCTTCCGGCTTGGACTGGGATTTCTGGCTCGGCCCAGCCGAGAAGGTCGACTACCGCGCGTTGCCAGAAATGCGCAAGGGATACGGCGGCGGTGTTCCGCTCTATAGCAATGGTCACTACTCGTTCCGTAACTGGCACGAATACTCGGGTGGTAAGTTGACCGACTGGGGTGCTCACCACGTCGACATCGCCTGCTGGGCGCTGGGCGCTTCCGACAGCGGCCCAAGCAAGGTCACGCCTCTGGAATACGAACTGGCCTGCGAATACAAAGACGGCAACCCAGTCGTCCACGATCGCTACAACGTGGCCACCAAGTTCAAGATCCAGGCCGACATGCCAAACGATGTCGAAATGATCATCACCAGCGAAGGTGACAACGGCATCCTGTTCGAAGGTACGGAAGGTCGCTTCTTCGTGAATCGTGGCAAGATCGTTGGGAAGCCGGTTGAAGACCTGAAGGAAAAGCCGCTCGCCGACGACGCGATCGAACTGGTCTACGGTGGCAAGGTTCCTGCCAACCACAGCGTGAACTTCATCGAATGCATGGATTCCCGTAAGCAGCCAGTCTCGGACGTTTGGTCACACAACCGTATGCTCGAAGTTTGCCATCTGTCGAACATCGCCATGCGTCTGGGCCGCCCACTCAACTGGGACGCCGACAAGCGCGAAGTCGTTGGCGACGATCAGGCCAACTCGTTCCTGTCGCGAGAAAGCCGCAAGGGCTACGAAATCCAGATGGGTTAA
- a CDS encoding arylsulfatase: protein MRTNWLLLTLLGLCCVPGLASADEAKQPNIILIMCDDMGFSDVGAYGGEIDTPNIDRLANEGMRFRTFYNNAKCEHTRASLLTGHWWHHVGASANVVYSAPTFGEMMRDVAGYRTLMVGKWHAGQTPYKLGFDRYYGLTDGCCNFWNPGHAREDEPEPAKKKVRRWAIDDQEFLPYTPEDKDFYTTDAFTDYAVEYLETYKEETKPFLLYVAYTAPHYPMHASEEDIAKYRGKYGEIGWDKLREQRFAQQQKLGVLPPNATLSPRDPGLPGWDEIPEADRDWWDLRMATYAAMIDRMDRNIGRILKKLDDVGKADNTVIFFLSDNGACEDSSDRSTVKRSMPWEVTSYLTQGRNWANASNTPYRKYKTTDYEGGTRTPMIAWAPGRISPGSFTDQAGHLVDFLPTMLDLAGADIEHDLPGVSLVDALQGKVLPRPGPIYWQFGKAQAIRNGNWKLVKYGKTDWELYDLASDPTELNDLAATQPKKVQELNAQWQAWWKDKGK from the coding sequence ATGCGAACGAACTGGTTGTTGTTAACCTTGCTTGGATTGTGCTGTGTCCCTGGCCTTGCATCGGCCGACGAAGCGAAGCAGCCGAACATCATTCTGATCATGTGCGACGACATGGGGTTCTCGGACGTCGGAGCGTATGGCGGAGAGATCGATACGCCCAACATCGATCGCCTGGCGAACGAAGGGATGCGATTCCGAACCTTCTACAATAATGCCAAGTGCGAACACACACGTGCCTCGCTGTTGACGGGGCATTGGTGGCATCACGTGGGGGCCTCGGCCAATGTGGTTTACTCGGCTCCGACCTTTGGCGAGATGATGCGCGACGTGGCCGGCTATCGCACCTTAATGGTCGGCAAATGGCACGCGGGGCAAACACCGTACAAGCTAGGCTTCGATCGTTACTACGGTCTGACTGATGGGTGCTGTAACTTCTGGAACCCTGGGCATGCTCGCGAAGATGAACCTGAGCCGGCCAAGAAGAAGGTGCGTCGCTGGGCGATCGACGATCAAGAGTTCCTGCCTTACACGCCGGAAGACAAAGACTTCTACACCACCGATGCGTTCACCGACTATGCGGTGGAATACCTGGAGACGTACAAGGAAGAGACGAAGCCGTTTCTGCTGTATGTCGCTTATACCGCACCACATTATCCGATGCACGCCAGTGAAGAAGACATCGCTAAGTATCGCGGCAAGTACGGAGAGATCGGCTGGGACAAGCTGCGTGAGCAACGCTTCGCCCAACAGCAGAAGCTCGGCGTGTTGCCGCCGAACGCGACCCTTTCGCCCCGCGATCCAGGCCTCCCTGGCTGGGACGAGATTCCCGAGGCAGACCGTGATTGGTGGGATCTGCGTATGGCAACGTATGCCGCGATGATCGATCGCATGGACCGCAACATTGGTCGAATTCTGAAGAAGCTCGACGATGTCGGCAAAGCGGACAACACGGTCATCTTCTTTCTTTCGGACAACGGTGCCTGCGAAGATTCTTCGGATCGCTCGACCGTCAAGCGTTCGATGCCGTGGGAAGTGACCAGCTACTTGACCCAGGGACGCAACTGGGCGAACGCCTCGAATACGCCCTACCGCAAGTACAAGACGACCGATTACGAGGGTGGCACACGCACGCCGATGATTGCCTGGGCACCGGGACGTATTTCGCCAGGCAGCTTCACCGATCAGGCCGGTCACCTGGTCGACTTCCTGCCAACGATGCTCGACCTGGCTGGCGCCGATATCGAGCACGACCTGCCCGGGGTTTCGCTTGTCGATGCCTTGCAAGGGAAAGTTTTGCCGCGACCTGGGCCGATCTATTGGCAGTTCGGCAAAGCCCAAGCGATCCGCAATGGCAATTGGAAGTTGGTGAAGTACGGAAAGACCGATTGGGAGCTGTACGATCTGGCAAGCGACCCCACCGAGCTGAATGACCTGGCAGCCACGCAGCCGAAGAAGGTCCAAGAGCTTAACGCCCAGTGGCAAGCATGGTGGAAAGACAAGGGAAAATAA
- a CDS encoding SGNH/GDSL hydrolase family protein yields the protein MKFNKIRLAVLAATGLLVVAGALFYVQYFMLRPIGSGPAGPLVPSAPFDNVWSEQKVLLLGIGDSITAGLGADSGDRSYFNRLWKNPEGEYVDMHDKSLSVVLPNITTENLAVSGSTSEDHMRTIEQRLPEHPDDVFGLVVMTTGGNDLIHSYGRRPPRECAMYGATLAQAEPWIEAFRERLGAMLDKIDAAFPGGCEIYLADIYDPTDGVGDPASVFLPDWPDALAIHSRYNEAILEAIDARENVHHVPLHAAFLGHGSHCRQFWRSTYVADDPYYWFYENIEDPNDRGYDAIRRLFLNEIVEHSQLQPVSSQSKVESSQD from the coding sequence ATGAAGTTCAACAAGATCCGTCTGGCAGTTCTCGCCGCGACCGGTTTGCTGGTGGTGGCGGGTGCGCTGTTCTACGTGCAGTACTTCATGCTCCGTCCGATTGGCAGCGGCCCAGCGGGGCCTTTGGTGCCGTCGGCTCCGTTCGACAATGTCTGGTCCGAGCAGAAGGTCTTGCTGCTCGGCATTGGCGACAGCATCACGGCGGGGCTCGGAGCTGATTCGGGCGATCGCAGCTACTTCAATCGGCTGTGGAAAAACCCGGAAGGCGAATATGTCGACATGCATGACAAGTCGCTTTCGGTCGTTCTGCCGAACATCACAACCGAGAACCTCGCGGTCTCCGGCTCGACATCTGAAGATCATATGCGGACGATCGAGCAGCGCCTGCCCGAACATCCCGACGACGTTTTCGGCCTGGTGGTGATGACCACTGGCGGAAACGACTTGATTCATAGCTATGGTCGTCGACCGCCACGCGAGTGTGCGATGTACGGGGCAACGCTGGCCCAGGCCGAGCCCTGGATCGAAGCGTTTCGTGAACGTCTCGGAGCGATGCTCGATAAGATCGACGCGGCTTTCCCGGGCGGATGCGAGATCTACCTGGCCGACATTTACGATCCGACCGATGGAGTAGGAGATCCCGCGAGCGTATTTCTGCCCGACTGGCCCGACGCGTTAGCGATTCACTCACGCTACAACGAGGCGATCCTCGAAGCGATTGACGCTCGCGAGAATGTGCATCATGTGCCCCTCCACGCGGCCTTTCTGGGGCATGGCTCGCATTGCCGGCAGTTCTGGCGATCGACCTACGTGGCCGACGATCCGTATTACTGGTTCTACGAGAACATCGAAGACCCGAACGATCGCGGCTACGATGCGATCCGGCGTTTGTTTCTGAACGAGATCGTCGAGCACTCGCAGCTTCAGCCGGTCTCGTCGCAATCGAAGGTCGAAAGCTCGCAGGATTAA
- a CDS encoding YciI family protein — MPLRIGNENENNMKYMLLVYGAESSWTSDEREDCMRTSMGICDELVQEGKLIISAPLQSVTTAKSIRVREGQQLVTTGPFAETTEQLGGFYLLDVETEEEAIAIASRIPPARKGTVELRPLEDLPQ; from the coding sequence ATGCCACTGCGGATCGGAAACGAGAACGAGAACAACATGAAATACATGCTGCTAGTTTATGGCGCCGAATCGAGTTGGACTTCCGACGAACGGGAAGATTGCATGCGCACGAGCATGGGCATCTGCGATGAATTGGTTCAAGAAGGAAAGCTGATCATCTCGGCTCCGCTTCAATCGGTGACAACCGCCAAGAGCATCCGCGTTCGCGAAGGCCAGCAGCTTGTCACCACGGGGCCTTTCGCGGAAACGACCGAGCAACTGGGGGGCTTCTATTTGCTGGATGTCGAAACGGAAGAAGAAGCGATCGCAATTGCTTCGCGGATCCCGCCTGCCCGAAAGGGAACGGTCGAACTGCGTCCGCTGGAAGACCTACCGCAGTAG
- a CDS encoding glycosyltransferase family 4 protein — translation MTPLRLALVTRRFWPLVGGAEMVMANMAEELTRQGHHVQVLTAQWHPDWPKQISHRGIPVVRLPNPSVRGWGTVCYMMSLGRWLRTQQHELDGVYVSMLKHSAVVATSRLAGSKVPVVLRAEGSGDTGDCAFHDTANFGLRIRRYCQEADAFIAPSQQIFDEMLSAGFERERIRFIPNGVRVGPLRTAEDRRHARAALGAANPIMTLAESAPLVAFTGRLHPGKGLAKLVRAWPQVLQRFPAARLWLIGEGPQESELAAMIGAMGLQSRIILPGAFDTVEDVLAAADAFVLPSLHEGMSIALLEAMAANLPCVVSDIPGNRILIEPEETGLTFPVDDVQALADALIRILEDQQLSQALGSAARKRVIDHFSLTRTAEDHVSLFRSLREQKQFA, via the coding sequence ATGACCCCTCTCCGACTGGCTCTTGTCACTCGCCGATTTTGGCCATTGGTCGGCGGTGCCGAAATGGTGATGGCTAACATGGCGGAAGAGCTGACCCGTCAGGGGCACCACGTTCAGGTTCTCACCGCCCAGTGGCATCCCGATTGGCCGAAGCAGATTTCGCACCGTGGCATTCCGGTCGTTCGTTTGCCCAACCCCTCGGTCCGGGGCTGGGGAACGGTGTGCTATATGATGTCGCTCGGCCGTTGGCTTAGGACCCAACAACACGAACTCGACGGCGTCTACGTCTCGATGCTAAAGCATAGCGCCGTGGTGGCGACCTCTCGGTTGGCCGGCAGCAAAGTGCCGGTCGTGCTGCGTGCCGAAGGTTCCGGCGACACTGGCGATTGTGCGTTCCACGACACCGCCAACTTTGGCCTGCGGATTCGTCGCTATTGCCAGGAGGCCGATGCCTTCATCGCGCCGAGCCAGCAGATCTTCGACGAGATGCTCTCGGCCGGGTTCGAGCGAGAGCGGATTCGCTTCATTCCCAATGGCGTGAGGGTCGGCCCCCTGCGCACGGCGGAAGATCGTCGCCATGCCCGAGCTGCTCTCGGTGCGGCGAATCCGATCATGACCCTGGCCGAGTCGGCTCCGTTGGTAGCGTTCACCGGAAGGTTACACCCGGGCAAAGGGCTGGCCAAACTGGTCCGTGCGTGGCCCCAGGTTCTGCAGCGGTTTCCAGCGGCTCGGTTATGGCTGATCGGCGAAGGCCCGCAGGAAAGCGAACTCGCGGCGATGATTGGCGCGATGGGGCTACAGAGCCGCATCATTCTGCCTGGGGCTTTTGATACGGTGGAAGATGTGCTGGCCGCCGCCGACGCCTTTGTGCTTCCCTCCCTGCACGAAGGGATGTCGATCGCTCTGCTGGAAGCGATGGCCGCCAACTTGCCTTGCGTGGTGAGCGATATCCCTGGCAACCGAATTCTGATCGAGCCCGAAGAAACAGGCCTGACCTTTCCGGTCGACGACGTGCAAGCCTTGGCCGACGCATTGATCCGGATCCTGGAAGATCAGCAACTTTCCCAGGCACTCGGCAGCGCGGCGCGTAAACGAGTGATCGATCATTTCAGCCTCACGCGAACCGCCGAAGATCACGTCTCGCTCTTTCGCTCGTTAAGAGAACAAAAGCAGTTCGCTTAA
- a CDS encoding DUF1559 domain-containing protein: MKMRFVRSGFTLVELLVVIAIIGVLIALLLPAVQQAREAARRMQCTNNLKQLGLALHNHHDTYGQFPPGYKFPSGFTDGDPTWGWGAFILPFIEQVTVYDALDPQNQTLATAIADTANDLKVLQTPLSAFRCPTDTGPKLNDQRKLDDQATAVSNYLGSNSSDLACRNDGIPGTNYGADGIFWENSECRFKDITDGTSNTVAIGERCWQMNRKNGTGKANYYAGNIYGVEGRLVTGGSPISTLTLYSVVGGTVRALNYARNDAYESSSYSSLHPGGVQFVFCDGSVQFIPDTVQFDADNTPDTVLELLVSRNDGQPVTLP; the protein is encoded by the coding sequence ATGAAAATGCGCTTCGTGCGATCGGGTTTTACGTTGGTGGAACTGCTGGTGGTGATCGCCATCATCGGTGTATTAATTGCCTTGCTCTTGCCGGCCGTGCAGCAAGCCCGAGAGGCAGCTCGTCGGATGCAATGCACCAACAATCTGAAACAGTTGGGGTTGGCTCTTCACAACCACCACGACACCTACGGCCAGTTTCCACCTGGCTACAAATTTCCGTCTGGCTTCACCGACGGCGATCCGACTTGGGGCTGGGGAGCATTCATCCTTCCGTTCATTGAACAAGTGACTGTCTACGATGCCTTGGATCCACAGAACCAGACCTTGGCAACGGCCATCGCCGATACCGCCAACGATCTGAAGGTTTTGCAGACGCCGCTGAGCGCGTTCCGCTGCCCAACCGATACCGGTCCAAAACTGAATGACCAGCGTAAGCTCGATGATCAGGCAACCGCCGTGTCGAACTACCTCGGCTCGAACTCAAGCGACCTGGCTTGCCGTAACGATGGCATCCCCGGCACTAACTACGGCGCGGACGGCATCTTCTGGGAAAACAGCGAGTGCCGTTTCAAAGACATTACCGATGGAACCTCGAACACGGTTGCCATTGGCGAACGCTGCTGGCAGATGAATCGCAAGAATGGCACTGGCAAGGCAAATTACTACGCTGGCAACATCTATGGTGTGGAAGGTCGACTGGTGACCGGTGGTAGCCCGATCAGCACGTTGACGCTGTACTCGGTCGTGGGTGGCACGGTTCGTGCCCTCAACTACGCCCGCAACGATGCCTACGAAAGCTCGTCTTACAGCAGCTTGCATCCTGGTGGCGTACAGTTCGTCTTCTGCGACGGCAGCGTGCAGTTTATCCCGGACACGGTTCAGTTCGATGCGGACAACACGCCAGACACGGTCCTGGAGTTGCTCGTCTCGCGAAACGATGGCCAGCCGGTCACGCTTCCTTAA
- a CDS encoding metallophosphoesterase has translation MYDLIGDIHGHAQPLMALLDKLGYRQQDGVYQHLERKVIFLGDFVDRGPQIREVLEIVRPMVQTGAALAVMGNHELNTLAFHLPHPDRPGEYVRQHTPKNEKQCQQTLQQLSDSQLADALDWFRTLPLWLDLEGVRAVHACWDRVEIDHLQEAFARESQLTDRLIQAACLPDGELFHPVEVVLKGKEMVLPEGIQFADKDGNVRTKTRMRWYLSPEGHTYGSYAMTDPITCDLPLPASIAERARPYEATEKPVFVGHYWLKKDTPQLLGSNVACLDYSVAKGGFLCAYRWNGEQVLGDTNFVVAT, from the coding sequence ATGTACGACCTGATCGGAGATATCCACGGCCACGCCCAGCCCCTGATGGCCTTGCTCGATAAACTTGGCTATCGGCAGCAGGATGGAGTTTATCAGCATCTCGAGCGGAAGGTAATTTTTCTCGGTGATTTCGTCGATCGCGGCCCGCAGATTCGCGAAGTGCTGGAAATCGTACGGCCGATGGTCCAGACCGGAGCAGCCTTAGCGGTGATGGGCAACCACGAGCTCAACACGCTCGCCTTCCACCTGCCGCACCCTGATCGCCCAGGCGAATACGTCCGCCAGCATACCCCCAAGAACGAGAAGCAGTGCCAGCAGACGTTGCAGCAGTTGAGCGACAGTCAACTTGCCGATGCCCTGGATTGGTTCCGCACGCTGCCGTTGTGGCTCGATCTGGAAGGGGTGCGGGCGGTGCATGCCTGCTGGGACCGGGTAGAAATCGACCATCTACAGGAGGCGTTTGCCAGGGAAAGCCAGCTCACCGATCGCCTGATTCAAGCGGCATGTCTGCCGGATGGCGAGTTGTTTCATCCGGTGGAAGTGGTGCTGAAGGGAAAAGAGATGGTGCTGCCGGAAGGAATCCAGTTCGCCGACAAAGATGGCAATGTACGGACGAAGACGCGGATGCGTTGGTATCTTTCGCCAGAAGGGCATACCTATGGCAGCTACGCGATGACCGATCCGATTACGTGCGATTTGCCGCTGCCGGCATCGATCGCGGAGAGGGCCAGGCCGTACGAAGCGACCGAGAAACCGGTGTTTGTCGGGCATTATTGGCTAAAAAAAGACACGCCACAGTTGCTTGGCAGCAATGTGGCGTGTCTTGATTACAGCGTAGCGAAAGGCGGCTTTTTGTGTGCCTATCGCTGGAACGGCGAGCAGGTCCTTGGCGACACGAATTTCGTCGTGGCGACCTGA